The Amycolatopsis camponoti genome segment GCAGCATCAGCCCGGCCGACTGGAAGATCGCGATCCGCACGCGGCCGCGCGGCGCGCTGCGGTAGGTGTCCAGTTCGGACTCCGCGCGATCGAGCGCGGCGAGCACCTCGTCGGCGCGGGCGACCAGCGCTCGACCGGCGTCGGTCAGCCGCAGCCCCCGCCCGGCCGGCTCGGTGAGCGGCAGGCCGACCTCGCCCTGCAGCGCCCGCAGCTGCTGCGAGACCGCGGACGGCGTGCAGTGCAGCGCCCGGGCGGCCGCCGTCACGCTCCCGCGGTCGGCGAACTCGCGCAGTGTGCGCAGGCGACCCAGATCCACGGCCCCAGCGTAGTTGAAGCGCGGCTACACAGTGGCCACGCTTTCGGCGGCCTTCGCTTCACGGTCGTGGCGCAGCCGCGCGACCGTCCCGGCGCTGACGAGCGCGACGATCCCGGCGACGCAGCCGAGCGTGAGCACCGACGGCGTCAGGCGGTTGTCGGCCAGCTGCAGCACGTACGCGAACAGCGGCGACAACGTCAGCAGGATCGACGCGGTGATCGGCTCGGTCCGCCGGATCCCCACCTGCAGCAGGTAGAGCGGCAGCGCGACCCCGAGCAGGGCGATCAGCGCGGAGGGCCCGAACGCGGGCCCGAAGCCCGGCGCGTCGTCGACCGCGACGAGCGCCCAGGTCATCGCCAGGATGAGGAAGAACCGCACGGCGAGCACCCGCCGCGGCGGCAGCTCGGCGTCGCTCAGCCGCTTCGAGTAGATCACGTTCGTCACCGAGCCGACCCCGGTGACGAGCACGAGCGCCACCCCGATGAGCGTCTCGCCGGGCGTCCGGTCGAGTCCACTGTGGCCGGTGAACGACCCCCAGACGAGCAGCCCGATCAGCACGCCGATCCCGGCCGCCACCCACGCCTCCGCGCGCAGGATCGCGGTTCCCTTGCGCAGCAACGGGTTGAACGCGAGGGTCAGCACCGGGCCGAGCGCGATGCCCACGACGTTCACCACCGCGGGTTCGAGGTAGCGCAGCGCGAAGAGCA includes the following:
- a CDS encoding DMT family transporter; amino-acid sequence: MLRGVLPLTGFAALTAALDVFAGNQLEQLRPATVAAVSFTLAAVFFLGFALLRDGVAVTFRPLRELRRDVVMINVTTAATWLSMLFALRYLEPAVVNVVGIALGPVLTLAFNPLLRKGTAILRAEAWVAAGIGVLIGLLVWGSFTGHSGLDRTPGETLIGVALVLVTGVGSVTNVIYSKRLSDAELPPRRVLAVRFFLILAMTWALVAVDDAPGFGPAFGPSALIALLGVALPLYLLQVGIRRTEPITASILLTLSPLFAYVLQLADNRLTPSVLTLGCVAGIVALVSAGTVARLRHDREAKAAESVATV